One genomic window of Salvelinus alpinus chromosome 17, SLU_Salpinus.1, whole genome shotgun sequence includes the following:
- the LOC139543202 gene encoding adhesin BmaC autotransporter-like: MCSDQLSSSPLLGAAGSLVVRSGSLVVRSGSLVVRSGSLVVRSGSLVVRSGSLVVRSGSLVVRSGSLVVRSGSLVVRSGSLVVRSGSLVVRAGSLVVRSGSLEVRSGSLVVRSGSLVVRSGSLEVRSGSLVVRSGSLEVRSGSLEVRSGSLEVRAGSLVVRAGSLVVRAGSLVVRAGSLEVRSGSLVVRSGSLVVGAGSLEVRAGSLEVRAGSLVVRAGSLVVRAGSLEVRAGSLVVRAGSLEVRAGSLVVRAGSLVVRAGSLVVRAGSLVVRAGSLVVRAGSLVVRAGSLVVRAGRLVVRAGSLVVRAGSLEVRSGSLEIRSGSLVVRSGRLVVRAGSLVVRSGSLVVRSGSLEVRAGSLVVRAGRLVVRAGSLVVRAGSLVVRAGSLVVRAGSLEVRAGSLVVRAGSLVVRAGSLVVRAGSLVVRAGSLVDRDK; encoded by the exons ATGTGTTCAG ACCAACTATCATCATCACCTTtattgggggcggcaggtagcctagtagttagatcaggtagcctagtggttagatcaggtagcctagtggttagatcaggtagcctagtggttagatcaggtagcctagtggttagatcaggtagcctagtggttagatcaggtagcctagtggttagatcaggtagcctagtagttagatcaggtagcctagtggttagatcaggtagcctagtggttagatcaggtagcctagtggttagagcaggtagcctagtggttagatcaggtagcctagaggttagatcaggtagcctagtggttagatcaggtagcctagtggttagatcaggtagcctagaggttagatcaggtagcctagtggttagatcaggtagcctagaggttagatcaggtagcctagaggttagatcaggtagcctagaggttagagcaggtagcctagtggttagagcaggtagcctagtggttagagcaggtagcctagtggttagagcaggtagcctagaggttagatcaggtagcctagtagttagatcaggtagcctagtggttggagcaggtagcctagaggttagagcaggtagcctagaggttagagcaggtagcctagtggttagagcaggtagcctagtggttagagcaggtagcctagaggttagagcaggtagcctagtggttagagcaggtagcctagaggttagagcaggtagcctagtggttagagcaggtagcctagtggttagagcaggtagcctagtggttagagcaggtagcctagtggttagagcaggtagcctagtggttagagcaggtagcctagtggttagagcaggtagcctagtggttagagcaggtagactagtggttagagcaggtagcctagtggttagagcaggtagcctagaggttagatcAGGTAGCCTAGAGATTagatcaggtagcctagtggttagatcaggtagactggtggttagagcaggtagcctagtggttagatcaggtagcctagtggttagatcaggtagcctagaggttagagcaggtagcctagtggttagagcaggtagactagtggttagagcaggtagcctagtggttagagcaggtagcctagtggttagagcaggtagcctagtggttagagcgggtagcctagaggttagagcgggtagcctagtggttagagcgggtagcctagtggttagagcaggtagcctagtggttagagcag gtagcctagtggttagagcaggtagcctagtggatagagacaagtag